In a single window of the Scophthalmus maximus strain ysfricsl-2021 chromosome 18, ASM2237912v1, whole genome shotgun sequence genome:
- the si:ch211-57i17.5 gene encoding usherin, giving the protein MCSVVFFFISLSFQEVLEAKCEPSGDDPPQGELGILSVNSLRRSVSQVMDGKSLAGDDGAWDPNVSGHDSGMFMDDEEFVDTIKGFSTVRKEHTMFTDTNL; this is encoded by the exons ATGTGTTCAGtcgttttcttcttcatctccttgTCTTTCCAGGAAGTGCTGGAGGCCAAATGCGAGCCCTCCGGCGACGACCCGCCGCAGGGGGAGCTCGGGATCCTCAGCGTGAACTCTCTGAGACGCAGCGTCAGCCAGGTGATGGACGGCAAGTCCCTCGCGGGAGACGACGGAGCGTGGGACCCGAACGTCTCGGGCCACGACAGTGGGATG TTTATGGACGACGAGGAATTTGTTGACACCATCAAAGGTTTCAGCACCGTGAGGAAGGAGCACACCATGTTCACCGACACCAACCTGTGA